One genomic segment of Sminthopsis crassicaudata isolate SCR6 chromosome 2, ASM4859323v1, whole genome shotgun sequence includes these proteins:
- the E2F6 gene encoding transcription factor E2F6 isoform X1: protein MSGAPEAATPRAGGPDAADAEARQRKLESLNRMPRLPVHMESLLPSKIKINLEENVQYMAMRKALRVAKPRYDVSLVYLTRKFMELIKSAPGGVLDLNEVATTLGVRKRRVYDITNVLDGIDLIQKRSKNHIQWIGSDLGGIGSKVPQQKKIRDELTDLTAMEKALDELIKDCAQQLFELTDDKENERLAYVTYQDIHSIQAFHEQIVIAVKAPEETKLEVPTPKEDCITVHIKSTKGPIDVYLCEVEQDNISNKTFEEMSTTLSESKSTVHLDPEGNLQQSESSGKKPI, encoded by the exons ATGTCTGGAGCCCCGGAGGCCGCCACGCCGAGGGCTGGAGGCCCGGACGCCGCGGACGCCGAGGCCCGTCAGAGGAAGCTGGAATCCTTGAACCGAATGCCCCGGCTGCCGGTTCACATGGAAAGCCTGCTG ccatcaaaaataaagattaatttaGAAGAGAATGTACAATACATGGCCATGAGAA aAGCACTAAGAGTGGCAAAACCTCGTTATGATGTATCTTTGGTTTATTTAACTCGTAAATTTATGGAGCTCATCAAATCTGCTCCTGGTGGAGTTCTTGATTTAAATGAAGTTGCAACAACTTTGGGAGTACGGAAACGAAGAGTATATGACATCACCAATGTATTAGATGGAATTGATCTCATTCAAAAAAGATCTAAAAATCATATTCAGTGGAT tggatcTGATCTTGGTGGTATTGGATCAAAAGTGCCCCAGCAAAAGAAGATAAGGGATGAACTTACTGATTTAACAGCAATGGAAAAAGCTTTGGATGAGTTAATTAAGGATTGTGCTCAACAGCTGTTTGAACTAACAGATGACAAAGAAAACGAAAG ATTAGCATATGTGACCTATCAAGATATACATAGTATTCAAGCTTTCCATGAACAGATTGTCATTGCAGTCAAGGCTCCAGAAGAAACCAAATTAGAAGTGCCAACTCCTAAAGAA GATTGTATAACTGTACATATAAAGAGTACAAAGGGACCTATTGATGTTTATTTGTGTGAAGTGGAACAAGATAACATAAGTAACAAAACATTTGAAGAAATGAGTACTACTTTATCTGAAAGTAAGTCTACAGTTCATCTTGATCCAG AAGGAAATCTACAGCAGAGTGAATCAAGTGGAAAAAAACCCATCTGA
- the E2F6 gene encoding transcription factor E2F6 isoform X2, which produces MSGAPEAATPRAGGPDAADAEARQRKLESLNRMPRLPVHMESLLPSKIKINLEENVQYMAMRKALRVAKPRYDVSLVYLTRKFMELIKSAPGGVLDLNEVATTLGVRKRRVYDITNVLDGIDLIQKRSKNHIQWIGSDLGGIGSKVPQQKKIRDELTDLTAMEKALDELIKDCAQQLFELTDDKENERLAYVTYQDIHSIQAFHEQIVIAVKAPEETKLEVPTPKEDCITVHIKSTKGPIDVYLCEVEQDNISNKTFEEMSTTLSEKGNLQQSESSGKKPI; this is translated from the exons ATGTCTGGAGCCCCGGAGGCCGCCACGCCGAGGGCTGGAGGCCCGGACGCCGCGGACGCCGAGGCCCGTCAGAGGAAGCTGGAATCCTTGAACCGAATGCCCCGGCTGCCGGTTCACATGGAAAGCCTGCTG ccatcaaaaataaagattaatttaGAAGAGAATGTACAATACATGGCCATGAGAA aAGCACTAAGAGTGGCAAAACCTCGTTATGATGTATCTTTGGTTTATTTAACTCGTAAATTTATGGAGCTCATCAAATCTGCTCCTGGTGGAGTTCTTGATTTAAATGAAGTTGCAACAACTTTGGGAGTACGGAAACGAAGAGTATATGACATCACCAATGTATTAGATGGAATTGATCTCATTCAAAAAAGATCTAAAAATCATATTCAGTGGAT tggatcTGATCTTGGTGGTATTGGATCAAAAGTGCCCCAGCAAAAGAAGATAAGGGATGAACTTACTGATTTAACAGCAATGGAAAAAGCTTTGGATGAGTTAATTAAGGATTGTGCTCAACAGCTGTTTGAACTAACAGATGACAAAGAAAACGAAAG ATTAGCATATGTGACCTATCAAGATATACATAGTATTCAAGCTTTCCATGAACAGATTGTCATTGCAGTCAAGGCTCCAGAAGAAACCAAATTAGAAGTGCCAACTCCTAAAGAA GATTGTATAACTGTACATATAAAGAGTACAAAGGGACCTATTGATGTTTATTTGTGTGAAGTGGAACAAGATAACATAAGTAACAAAACATTTGAAGAAATGAGTACTACTTTATCTGAAA AAGGAAATCTACAGCAGAGTGAATCAAGTGGAAAAAAACCCATCTGA
- the E2F6 gene encoding transcription factor E2F6 isoform X3: MELIKSAPGGVLDLNEVATTLGVRKRRVYDITNVLDGIDLIQKRSKNHIQWIGSDLGGIGSKVPQQKKIRDELTDLTAMEKALDELIKDCAQQLFELTDDKENERLAYVTYQDIHSIQAFHEQIVIAVKAPEETKLEVPTPKEDCITVHIKSTKGPIDVYLCEVEQDNISNKTFEEMSTTLSESKSTVHLDPEGNLQQSESSGKKPI; this comes from the exons ATGGAGCTCATCAAATCTGCTCCTGGTGGAGTTCTTGATTTAAATGAAGTTGCAACAACTTTGGGAGTACGGAAACGAAGAGTATATGACATCACCAATGTATTAGATGGAATTGATCTCATTCAAAAAAGATCTAAAAATCATATTCAGTGGAT tggatcTGATCTTGGTGGTATTGGATCAAAAGTGCCCCAGCAAAAGAAGATAAGGGATGAACTTACTGATTTAACAGCAATGGAAAAAGCTTTGGATGAGTTAATTAAGGATTGTGCTCAACAGCTGTTTGAACTAACAGATGACAAAGAAAACGAAAG ATTAGCATATGTGACCTATCAAGATATACATAGTATTCAAGCTTTCCATGAACAGATTGTCATTGCAGTCAAGGCTCCAGAAGAAACCAAATTAGAAGTGCCAACTCCTAAAGAA GATTGTATAACTGTACATATAAAGAGTACAAAGGGACCTATTGATGTTTATTTGTGTGAAGTGGAACAAGATAACATAAGTAACAAAACATTTGAAGAAATGAGTACTACTTTATCTGAAAGTAAGTCTACAGTTCATCTTGATCCAG AAGGAAATCTACAGCAGAGTGAATCAAGTGGAAAAAAACCCATCTGA